The following DNA comes from Cedecea neteri.
TTTGCTGCTCAATCAGCACGCCGACGTGAAGGCGGCTGGAGTCCAGGTTAATGCCGTAGCCGAAGATAAACAGCAGCAGAAGTGGGATAACCACGGCGATTAACCAACTGCTGGGGTCGCGTACAATTTGCCGGGTTTCTTTCACGCACAGGGCGCGGACGCGGCGCCATGATATCCTTTGGCTATGTTCGCTCATCGCTGTGCTCCTTATCCCATTCGTGAATCAGCCCGATAAACGCCTGCTCCATGGTGGGGTCGGGCGTGTCGTCATCCGCTATCTGCTGCTTCAGGTCGTCCGGCGTGCCGCTGGCAATCAGCTTGCCCCGGTATACCAGCCCGATGCGGTCGCAGTATTCGGCCTCATCCATAAAGTGAGTGGTCACCATCACCGTCACGCCTTTCTCTACCATGCTGTTGATATGCAGCCAGAACTCGCGGCGGGTAATGGGATCCACGCCGGATGTCGGTTCGTCGAGAAACAGAATATCCGGTTCGTGCATCAACGAGCAGGCAAGCGCCAGCCGCTGCTTAAAGCCCAGCGGCAGAGAATCTGTCGTGCTATTGGCGATAGGCTGCAGCGCAAACGCCTCGCTCATGCGGGCAATTTTGTCCTGCTGGGCTCGGCCACGAAGGCCATAAACGCCGGAGAAGAAACGGAGGTTTTGTGCCACCGTTAGGTTGCCGTAGAGGGAGAATTTTTGCGCCATGTAGCCCAGGTGCTGGCGTGCTTTGCCGGAGCTGGTTTTCAAATCCATATCCAGCACCAGCGCTTTGCCCGAAGTGGGGACTAACAAACCGCACATCATCTTGAAGGTGGTGGACTTGCCGGCGCCGTTGGGGCCAAGCAGTCCGAAGATTTCACCGCGTTTAACGGCAAAGTTAACGTGGTCGGTGGCGGCAAAGTCGCCGAACTTTTTGGTTAACTCTTCGGCCTGAATCACCGTCTCGCCGGACTCGCCGTCAACGGTATGAAGAATATCGCCCAGCGGAGATTCGTTCGCGGCGGCGCCACCCAGTAAATCAATAAACGCGTCTTCAAAGCGCGGGTCGGTTTCTTTTAGGCTGGATTCGGGCACGTTCAGAGCATTTGCCAGCTCGTTCACTTTCGCCTCTTTGGCAAGGATCAGCCGCACCGAGCGGCCTTGAATCACGCCGTCGCTGACCTGCGGCAGCTTCAGCGCGCGCTGAAGTAGCTGGCGATTATTCTCTTGCTCGTGGCTGACCAGCAGTGAACGTCCGGCCATCTTCTGCGTCAGCGCTTTCGGCGCGCCGTGATAGAGCAGCTCGCCTTCGTTCATCAGCAGAATTTCCCGGCACTGCTCGGCCTCATCGAGATACGATGTGCTCCAGAGGATCAGCATGCCTTCGCCCGCCAGCTCGTGCACCATTTGCCACAGTTCACGCCGGGATATGGGGTCAACGCCTACGCCAGGTTCATCCAGCAAAAGGACTTTTGGCTGGCCGACGAGCGTGCAGGCGAGGCCAAGTTTTTGCTTCATCCCACCTGAGAGTTTGCCCGCCAGCCGTTCGGTAAACGGCCCGAGAGAGGTGAATTCCAGCAGCCGGGCAAAGGTGCTTTTACGCTGCTCCCCGGTCACGCCGCGCAGGTCGGCATAGAGCGTCAGGTTTTCCATTACCGTTAAATCTTCGTACAGGCCAAATTTCTGCGGCATGTAGCCCAGTTCTGCGTGCAAAGCGCGGTCGTCTTTAATCGGGTCCAGGCCGATCACTGAGGCACTGCCTTCGCTCGGTTGCAGTAGCCCTGCCAGCATCCTCATTAACGTGGTTTTCCCCGCGCCGTCCGGGCCGACCAGGCCGGTTACAGCCCCCGCATGAATTTCGCAATCCAGGCTGGCGACGGCCGGTTTTTCAAGGCCAGGAAAACGCTTCACCAGCCCCTGCAGGCGAATGACCGCGTCATTGCTGCTCATGCTGAGTTCCACCGTTGAATTTCACCGTAACGGGCATGCCCTGACGTAGCGCGTCATCTGCATCGGTCACGATAATGCGCAAGCGGTAGACTAAATCCGTGCGCAAATCCGGGGTTTCAACGGTTTTCGGGGTGAACTCGGCCGTCGGAGATACAAATCCCACTTTGCCATGGTAAGGCTTGTCCGGGCGGCCATCGGTATAAATCAGCAGCTCGCTGCCGGGTTTGGCCTGCCCGAGGTTGGTTTCGTCGATATAGGCGCGAACCCACACCGGGCGAGTGAGCGACAGGGTGAGAACCGTGCTGCCCGCGTTTAGCATGCTGCCTGGCTCAACCGCACGGGTCAGCAGCGTACCGTCAGAAGGCGCAATCAGCGTGGTATCCTGCAGATCTAGCTGCGACTGAGCCAGCTGCGCTTTGGCTTGCTGAAGGCTGGCCTGCGCCTGAGCGATTTCCTGAGGGCGGTTGCCGCTGCGGTACTGGCTGAGTTTATCCTGGGCGGCTTTCAGCGTGGCTTTTGCCTGGTCGCTGGATGAGCGGGCGTTGGCTAAATCATTCGCTGAGATGGTTTTGGTTGCCCACAGACCTTGTTGGCGCTGGTAGAAGTTTTGCGCGTAATCATAGGCTGCCTGCGCCTGGTTTACCTGTGCCGCCGCCTGGGCTATTTCTTCATCGCGGTAGCCTGCAATAATCAAATCGTATTTGGCCTGGGCGGCCGCAACGTTGGCTTCAGCCTGGCGCAACGCGTTTTCATAGGGCGCTTTATCTATCAGTCCCAGCGGTTCACCGGTTTTGATCGCATCACCTTCATCAACTTCAAGCGCCGCGAGTCTTCCCCCCACGCGGAAACTCAAATTAACGGTGCGGATATCTACGTTGCCGTAGAGCGTTAGCTCGCTGTTTTGCCGGCTCTGATACCATTTCCAGCCGCCAAATGCCGCAGCCACGAGCGCTACAATCACAATCACGGCAATCACCGGCTTCTTATTGTTCATCACTAGCGTTTCCTCTGTTTAAAGATAATCCCTGCAGGATGAAATCAACGTGGCTCAGCACCACGCGGCTTATTTGTTGCACCTTGGCCTGGTCAAACTGAGGCCAGCCGGTGCGCAACAGAATCGTTTCTCGTCCAAGCCGGAAGGCCAGTACCTGGCCGAGCAGCGTGTGGGTATGCAAAATAGTGTCGGTATCAAAGGGATCTCGCCCGGTGTAATGCGCCACCAGCGTGGTGAG
Coding sequences within:
- a CDS encoding ATP-binding cassette domain-containing protein, producing the protein MSSNDAVIRLQGLVKRFPGLEKPAVASLDCEIHAGAVTGLVGPDGAGKTTLMRMLAGLLQPSEGSASVIGLDPIKDDRALHAELGYMPQKFGLYEDLTVMENLTLYADLRGVTGEQRKSTFARLLEFTSLGPFTERLAGKLSGGMKQKLGLACTLVGQPKVLLLDEPGVGVDPISRRELWQMVHELAGEGMLILWSTSYLDEAEQCREILLMNEGELLYHGAPKALTQKMAGRSLLVSHEQENNRQLLQRALKLPQVSDGVIQGRSVRLILAKEAKVNELANALNVPESSLKETDPRFEDAFIDLLGGAAANESPLGDILHTVDGESGETVIQAEELTKKFGDFAATDHVNFAVKRGEIFGLLGPNGAGKSTTFKMMCGLLVPTSGKALVLDMDLKTSSGKARQHLGYMAQKFSLYGNLTVAQNLRFFSGVYGLRGRAQQDKIARMSEAFALQPIANSTTDSLPLGFKQRLALACSLMHEPDILFLDEPTSGVDPITRREFWLHINSMVEKGVTVMVTTHFMDEAEYCDRIGLVYRGKLIASGTPDDLKQQIADDDTPDPTMEQAFIGLIHEWDKEHSDERT
- the hlyD gene encoding secretion protein HlyD, with amino-acid sequence MNNKKPVIAVIVIVALVAAAFGGWKWYQSRQNSELTLYGNVDIRTVNLSFRVGGRLAALEVDEGDAIKTGEPLGLIDKAPYENALRQAEANVAAAQAKYDLIIAGYRDEEIAQAAAQVNQAQAAYDYAQNFYQRQQGLWATKTISANDLANARSSSDQAKATLKAAQDKLSQYRSGNRPQEIAQAQASLQQAKAQLAQSQLDLQDTTLIAPSDGTLLTRAVEPGSMLNAGSTVLTLSLTRPVWVRAYIDETNLGQAKPGSELLIYTDGRPDKPYHGKVGFVSPTAEFTPKTVETPDLRTDLVYRLRIIVTDADDALRQGMPVTVKFNGGTQHEQQ